A single Verrucomicrobiia bacterium DNA region contains:
- a CDS encoding thioredoxin family protein: MARTPSTMLPLGTLAPDFELPDSTHKTVSLRDFSGASALLVMFICNHCPFVRHVRSELAQLGRDYAAKNVAIVAINANDAEAYPEDSPAAMAEEVRAAGYSFPYLFDATQNVAHRYRAACTPDFFLFDGQCRLVYRGQLDDSRPGNGIPVTGRDLRAALDAVLAGESVPATQKPSLGCNIKWKAGNEPDYFRH; this comes from the coding sequence ATGGCGAGAACTCCTTCCACCATGTTGCCACTGGGCACATTAGCGCCGGACTTTGAACTTCCGGATTCCACGCATAAAACTGTTTCCTTGCGGGATTTCAGCGGCGCCTCCGCGCTGCTGGTGATGTTTATCTGCAACCATTGCCCCTTCGTGCGCCATGTGCGCTCGGAATTGGCGCAACTCGGTCGTGATTACGCCGCCAAAAATGTCGCGATCGTAGCCATCAACGCCAACGACGCGGAGGCTTATCCCGAAGACAGTCCCGCAGCCATGGCCGAGGAAGTGCGCGCGGCGGGTTACTCTTTCCCCTATCTCTTCGATGCGACCCAAAACGTGGCGCACAGGTACCGGGCCGCCTGCACGCCGGATTTCTTTCTGTTCGACGGCCAATGCCGACTGGTCTATCGCGGTCAGTTGGACGACAGCCGGCCCGGCAACGGAATTCCCGTGACGGGTCGTGATTTGCGCGCGGCGCTCGATGCGGTCCTGGCTGGAGAATCCGTTCCGGCCACCCAAAAGCCGAGCCTCGGCTGCAATATCAAATGGAAGGCCGGCAACGAACCGGATTATTTCCGACATTGA